ATAATGGCGATCGCGAGCAATTTCGATCAAGGATTGATAGCGCCACGTTCGAGCTTCTGCTTCGCTTTCTCGCAGTTGCGTGGCAGTTTTAAGGTAAAAAGGCAGTTGCCAAGTCTGCGCCAGTTCTTGGACTTGCTTAACGTTGGTTTGCGAGTCAGCTTGCCATTGATGATCGCAATGCGCGATCGCCAGATTCCATTCCCACTTGGGTTGTAAGTCTAGACACAGCTTTGCCAAGCAGAGCGAATCTTGTCCGCCGGATACGGCAATAAGTACCCTCGATCCTCTGGGCAGGATTTGGCGGTGCTTTAAGCTTCGATCGATTTGAGCATGTAACGGCGTCCAAAACAGAGAGTGAACCATTTTTGAATTGAATAAACCAGTAAAAGGCTTGTAAGGTGATTGACAAAACGAGCTAGGTCTTGCATCTGTCCACCCGACCCAAAGCGAAATTATCCTGACAGAAATGGGCGGCAAAGATAGACCCGCGTTCGCTATTTTCCCAAAACTTGCAAATTGCTCATCTCAATCTTGAGAGAAACTTTCAATACCTCAACTGACAAAAAAACACCGAATTCAAACTTAACGAAATTAAAGATCCATTAGGGCTAATCTAGCCTCAAAATGGTTTGAAGAAACGTAACGATTGAACAACCGTTTATGTCACAGCCAACCATAGAATCGATTCTGCAAGAAAAACGCTTATTTCAGCCCAATCCTGAGTTCTCACAGCACGCCCATATTAAGAGTCTGGATGAGTATCAGCAAATTTATGAGAAAGCTAAAGCCGATCCGCAAGCGTTTTGGGCAGAGTTAGCCGAAACCGAACTAGACTGGTTTCAAAAGTGGGATACTGTTCTGGACTGGCAACCCCCTTTCGCCAAATGGTTTGTCAATGGCAAGATCAATATTTCCCATAACTGTCTAGATCGGCATCTAACAACCTGGAGAAAAAATAAAGCCGCTTTAATTTGGGAGGGCGAACCCGGAGATTCCCGGACTTTGACCTATGCTCAATTGCATCGCGAAGTTTGCCAAATGGCAAACGTCTTCAAGCAGTTAGGAGTCCAAAAGGGCGATCGCATTGGTATTTATATGCCGATGATACCGGAAGCTGCGATCGCCATGTTAGCCTGTGCCCGAATTGGTGCAGCTCATACCGTTATCTTTGGAGGCTTCAGTGCAGAAGCCTTAAAAGACCGTCTAGTAGACGCCCAAGCGAAACTCGTCGTCACCGCCGATGGAGGATTTAGAAAAGACACCATCGTTCCCCTCAAACCTCAAGTCGATAAAGCCATAGCAGACAACGGCGCGCCTAGCGTTGAGAACGTCTTAGTCGTACAGCGCACCAAACAGCAAGTTAATATGGAACCCGGACGCGACCATTGGTGGCACGACTTGCAAGCAGGCGCTTCTGCTAATTGCCCACCAGAGCCAATGGACAGCGAAGATATGCTGTTTATTCTCTACACATCAGGAACAACAGGCAAGCCAAAAGGCGTAGTCCACACCACAGGCGGTTACAACCTTTATAGTCACATCACCTTAAAATGGGCCTTCGATCTTCAAGAAACAGATGTCTACTGGTGTACCGCCGATGTCGGTTGGATTACTGGACATAGTTATATCGTCTATGGCCCCCTATCCAACGGCGCAACAACCTTAATGTACGAAGGCGCGCCACGCGCATCCAACCCCGGTTGCTTCTGGGATGTCATTGAAAAGCATGGCGTCACCATCTTCTATACTGCTCCCACAGCCATTCGCGCCTTCATCAAAATGGGCGAACACCATCCCAAAGCCCGCAATCTTGCTTCTCTGCGTTTATTAGGAACAGTCGGCGAACCCATTAACCCCGAAGCCTGGATGTGGTACTACCGCATCATTGGAGGCGAACGTTGCCCAATCGTTGATACTTGGTGGCAAACTGAAACCGGGGGATTTATGATTACCCCCCTACCGGGTGCCACTGCCACAAAACCAGGCTCGGCAACG
The Desertifilum tharense IPPAS B-1220 genome window above contains:
- the acs gene encoding acetate--CoA ligase, whose protein sequence is MSQPTIESILQEKRLFQPNPEFSQHAHIKSLDEYQQIYEKAKADPQAFWAELAETELDWFQKWDTVLDWQPPFAKWFVNGKINISHNCLDRHLTTWRKNKAALIWEGEPGDSRTLTYAQLHREVCQMANVFKQLGVQKGDRIGIYMPMIPEAAIAMLACARIGAAHTVIFGGFSAEALKDRLVDAQAKLVVTADGGFRKDTIVPLKPQVDKAIADNGAPSVENVLVVQRTKQQVNMEPGRDHWWHDLQAGASANCPPEPMDSEDMLFILYTSGTTGKPKGVVHTTGGYNLYSHITLKWAFDLQETDVYWCTADVGWITGHSYIVYGPLSNGATTLMYEGAPRASNPGCFWDVIEKHGVTIFYTAPTAIRAFIKMGEHHPKARNLASLRLLGTVGEPINPEAWMWYYRIIGGERCPIVDTWWQTETGGFMITPLPGATATKPGSATLPFPGILADIVDLDGNPVPHNEGGYLVVRHPWPGMMRTVYGDPDRFRRTYWEHIAPKDGQYLYFAGDGARCDEDGYFWVMGRVDDVVNVSGHRLGTMEVESALVSHPAVAEAAVVGKPDDLKGEDIVAFVTLEGNQKPSEELASALKQHVVKEIGAIARPGEIRFTDSLPKTRSGKIMRRLLRNLASGQELAGDTSTLEDRTVLDKLRGGA